Within Streptomyces albofaciens JCM 4342, the genomic segment GAAGGAAAGCCGTAGGAAAACCTCGTGCCACAGGCCGAGCCGGGGGGCGTCCGACTTCAGCACCTCAGGGAAGAGGGTGGAACGTGGATCGCTGCGTCGTCCTGGTGGACGCCGGATACTTGCTGGGCGCCGCCGCGAGCCTGCTCGCCGGAGAGCCCACCCGCTCCCGCATCACCGTCGATCACGCCGAACTCATCCAGGGTCTGCGCCAGCGCGCCGAAGCCGACACCGAACGGCCGTTGCTGCGCATCTACTGGTTCGACGGCGCGCCCGACCGCGTACCGCAGCCCGAACACCGGCGGCTGCGCGTGATGTCCCGCGTCACGGTCCGGCTCGGCGCGCTGACCCGCAGCGACGGACGCTGGGCCCAGAAGGGCGTGGACGCCGCGATGCACGCGGAGTTGACCGAGCTCGCGCGCAACCGGGCCTGCTCCGACATCGTGCTCGTCACCGGCGACGGCGACCTGCTGCCCGGCCTGATGTCGGCCAAGGAACACGGCGTCGCCGTGCACCTGTGGGCCGTCCAGGCGGCCGACGGCGACTACAACCAGTCCGAGGACCTGGTCGCCGAGGCCGATGAGCGGCGCGTGCTGGACCGGGAGTGGATCACTCGCGCCGTACGCCTGAAGGAACTCGGCGGGCCCTGCGCGGCGCCGCCCGCGCCACGGCCGGAGATCGCCGCGATCCTCTCCGCCCCGCTGCCCGAGTCCGCCGTCGCCGCGGCGGCCGCGGCTGCGGCCGCGGCGTCCGCCGCGCATGAGACGGACCGGGGCGGCGGCC encodes:
- a CDS encoding NYN domain-containing protein, which encodes MDRCVVLVDAGYLLGAAASLLAGEPTRSRITVDHAELIQGLRQRAEADTERPLLRIYWFDGAPDRVPQPEHRRLRVMSRVTVRLGALTRSDGRWAQKGVDAAMHAELTELARNRACSDIVLVTGDGDLLPGLMSAKEHGVAVHLWAVQAADGDYNQSEDLVAEADERRVLDREWITRAVRLKELGGPCAAPPAPRPEIAAILSAPLPESAVAAAAAAAAAASAAHETDRGGGHERNGTNGTARPERVPAERCARSDADDRDGGSGPAGGRSASVPTPKDLADLNRGPGAGPGGATATPAPVPSATLRWSSDKGWVERGGPVGEPPETASLPTLAQLTSAEQRWADREEDITAVSGDPFEVGQVFARRWTERLSDASHLQQISTEYPRIPHRIDGELLRYAARFGLLAHKDDQIDEHDRYAIRAGFWREVDLRTAAGVPVGE